GGTTGTCTGGGAAATAAAACAGGCTGGAAGTTAGGAACTTTTCCCAAAGgctggaatgaaagaaaaagttacAATCTGTTTCACCTCTTGTCTCCACTctgttctttccctctcttcatGGCAAACCACAGAAGAAGCGGGTAGAGGGCCCTGGCTCCCTGGGCCTGGAAGAATCAGGGAGCAGGCGCATGCAGAACTTTGCCTTCAGTGGAGGACTCTACGGGGGccttccccccacacacagtgAAGCAGGCTCCCAGCCGCATGGCATTCATGGGACAGCACTCATAGGTGGCTTGCCCATGCCATACCCGAACCTCGCCCCTGATGTGGACTTGACTCCCGTCGTACCATCAGCAGTGAACATGAACCCCACACCAAATCCTGCAGTCTATAACCCTGAAGCTGTTAATGAAcccaagaagaagaaatatgcaaAAGAGGCTTGGCCGGGCAAGAAGCCCACACCTTCCTTACTGATTTGATATTTTTGGTCATGGAGAAGGGTGGGATTGGGTGGGAATGGGGTGGAAGGGTGATGGGGCACTAATGAACTAGGGAGAAAAACGTTCCATGTGTGCAGTATCGTCTTTCAGAATGTCTCCTGGGGTCCTAACCATGTAATATTAagactgggggtggggctcaaaTATACCATAAAGACCTGTATTCAGAACACTTTCTATGTAGAGAAAGGTTTCATAGGTCCTTTAAGTAGACTGCCCTGGCTCTTTCCCAGGCCTTTTAttgcctctttcttccttctcctttctagGATCATTTTTATGTGAGGTCACATAACCTAGGGTGAATCCAGAGCTGTGGAGGTAGCAGTAGCCTCACCAGTCTCAGGGTCCCCACAGCCTCATTTATATTTACTGTCTTTGCAAGTCCCAGGTAGCAAAAGGGTTGCCATGAATCCCAGGATGATCAAAAAGGTTTAGCATTCTTCGGTTAAGCTAAGGTTTAAACTCAGAAGTGTTTTCTTGGGTCTTTGGTTTTGAGGTCCAATGGTTAGGCTTTTCTCTTTGATCCTTTCTGTTGGAATGAGACTCCCCTTTGTCTGTGACCAGTGCCAGAGGCACAGGTTTATAGTTTTAACTTATAGTATTGTGTGAACTTTTCTTGTCAAACCTGAGCACTCCAGTTGCCTgtgtttctcatttattttcagagtactgtCCTCTACTCTCCAAGgcattacttttctttttgagtATGTTATGAGGCAATTTTTAAAGGATATGATTAGTTAGGGCAActaagattaaaaatgaaaagatttactTTGCAAGTAACTGAAGTCTATTAAGAGGACGTTTTTAGCTGTTGGTTTGgaggctccccccccccccccccccccccgtttgaGAGCTCTGGTTGCTCAGAGCAAGACTAGACCTGGCTAACAAACAGGAGACAAAGGTAGGAAACATTGATATGAGCTTTGTACAGAGATTTGTACATTTGTGTAATAGGCCTTTTCACGCTTTATGTGTAGCTTTTTACCTGTAACCTTTATTACATTGTAAATTAAATGTAACTTTTGTCATTCTGGTGCAGTCTAGAGTCTGTCCTCACCATCACTGATTCCCACTGCAATCAGAGTACATGTCAGAggtatgatgttggcttgggAGGTGATGACTTGTCCCCTTTTATTACCGCAAATGAAGATAGTCTCAGAAGACTGGAACCTCTAATTGGAGATTCCAGTCCCCAGACTGAGGCCTCACAAAGAAAAGTGGGTTAAGAGGTGACTGTTGCTCTTTATTGGGGAACTGAACAAGGAATCTTATATTGGCGTTTGTCCTGGGATGGGCATGATTTAAACCTAGTCACCCACTCTCTGCATTTGTGCTGCAGCTCCGTGGCTGTtccttcaaaacaaaaatacccagcTTCTTTTCTCTCCTGGGTATTTGTTTTGAAGGAACCAAAAGAAACTAAAGTTGTGTGATTTAGAAGGGATTTCAGCAGGAGTTTGGATGGAATGGATGTTTCCTGCACACTGGAATCTCATAGTAGGCACGTGTAGTGAGATGCATTTTCACACCTGACTATGATGGAGATGCCAATTAGGTTACAAATCCTAGGAGTTGTGGACTCACAGCAGGAGCAGCCTTCTAGAAAACAGATCCATGCaatcagattttctttctttttttttttaattgaagagaagggagcactttcaaactccttttttttttttaaatatttatttttcattatcagcggacacagcatctttgtatgtggtgctgaggatcgaacccgggccgcatgcatgccaggcgagcgcgctaccgcttgagccacaccccagccctgcaatcAGATTTTCAAAAAGTTGACTCCACAGGTTCTAATGAAGAGTCCTTGCCAGACTCAGGGGCATATGactaatcccagcagcccaggagactgagataggaggatcataagttcaaagtcagcctctgcaatttagcaaaaccctgtgtcaaaatttaaaaatgggctggggatgtggctacgGTTAAGCatagctgggttcaatccctggtacctagaAAGTCATCTTATGAGACTAATATCTTCCTCATAATAGCAAAGGCTAGTGGTAATGAACTTTCACTCTGAGCACGTACCTACCACCTAACCATTTAGAATATGTCATTTAATTCTTGTGGCCCTAAAAGGTGTCtttatgcccattttacagataagaaaattgtGGATCAGAGACAAAATCATTTGCCTATATGCCCACTATAATAAAAAGtttagagtgatttttttttttttttttttttttgcgggggggaacataccagggattgagctcaggggcactcaactacaaagccatatccccagccgtattttgtattttatttagagacagggtctcactgagttgcttattacctcacttttgctgaggctggctttgaactcatgatcctcctgtctcagcctcctgagctgctgggattacagacgtgtgccaccgcacctgacATCTGGAGTGAAGTTTCTGAATCCAGCACCTTAGGTTTATGTGGCTTGTGGTTAGCACTCTGTTATGCATGGCTGTAGCTAGATTTTCTCTCCTGGGTATTTGTTTTGAAGTTAAAAATGTCCAAACTGAATAATTCCTGAAATTAAAGGATTTACAATATATCCTTGGTAAGAGGAACTATGCCATGCATTTTGGTTTCAGAATACCTACTAAACAGACCTGTCAGTGCCTGGGGTCTGTGCTCAGGATTGGCTGTTTGAAGTCTGCTTGCTTATATGCAAGTTGGGATTCCAGGGTCAAAAGTAACTCAGGAGATCTGTCCAGATTCCTCATTTTGGTGGTGAGCAAACCTTGCTAGTGTGGACTCACTGCATTCAACTGCCAAGGATGAATGTCTGAGCTGGGCATATGCAGGTGTAATACCCCTGCCCACAATAAGCCCatgttccagaaagaaagagCCCCACCTATGGTGCTGTCTAGACAGCTGAGAGCTCTAATGAAGGAATAGATAAGGTGAGAGTGAGAACAGCAAGCCCCTGACCAAGACCTGGGGAGTCAGGGAGGCATCCAGGGAGATGACACTGAGATGAGCATGGAAGAACAAGTAGGAACTTGGCAGCCGAGGAGTGTGGACCAGAGTCCCAGGTGGAGGGACCACTGTGAAGCATGGAAGGAGGACATGGCATGGGGATGCAGCATTTCAGAGGAGAGTACCCTGTAAGCCCTCTGGGAATTTGAAAGTACCAGGaagcattttttcctttatttaaaaaattcaaggacTGGGgatctggggatatagttcagtggtagagtgtttgcctagaaaGTTGGAGGCCCTAAGTTCATTCACCAGtactacaaaacagaaaatcatggggaaaaaaaaaaatgcttgtatagctgttttagaaaaaaacacatttcctAATCCACCTTCCTCACCCAGAGTTGGGAGGAGATTTCCTTGGGGAAATTTCAGGTATTTTAGGCAAGGATGGTAAGTGGTTCGGTTCAGATACTAGAAAATACCCATGCCTGGCCTCTAGAACACTCAGGAAGGTGTTctagttctctctctttctctcctctctatgTTCACTTTAGCAAATCTACAAACAAGTCCAAGTGTTGCATGTTTCCATTAATTCTGATTGTGGCTAACAGCATTATGGGTATCTTCAAAAAGGGCCATGTCTCCAAGTAATGGAGGGGAGGCCACTCCAAACAGGGGCAATTAAAGAAGTAAAGATGGGGCAGAATGGGTTGTGATGGCATGTGATGGGATGATGGAAAGTCCCTTGAATACCTCCAGAGTTCTCTTTTTGCTAGGGAATAAAATCATTGCCTTTTCCCTGGAGGTGGTTGGAGTCAGGCATTCCCCTGGGCTCAGAGGTGCAGTTCCAGAGTCCACCAGCAGGCGGGGACCTGCACCCACTCTTGGAACCACTATGGAAACCAGCTAGGACCTCTAGGGCAGCAGGGCAGGAGTTGGGCAAACAGGGACGGGAACTAATCTGACTTATTGTGACTTATTGTTGGTCACTGTGCCAGGCATTTTGTGTTGTCTGCCTGCACTGAGTGGGGGGGGGTagtatcctcattttacagatggagaactTGAGGCTCAGAGCATCTAGATCAAGGTCATACTGCAGGCATTGGATAAAGCAGGAGTTGGTGCCTGGCCCTAATATGTTGGACTGTGAATAGCACAGGGCAGCTCCTGACAGGGCTATTGCCCTGTCTATTCTGGAGTCCGAGAGTGCTCTGGATTTAGGTCTCTTTCTGACTTTTCTCTTACTCAGTTTCCTActccttctttttttgtgttgctggggattgaacccagggccttgtgcatgcaaggcaagcactctactaactgagccatatccccagtccagtTTCCTATCCCTTTTACTGCCATCTCTGGTCCTTTTGTGGTAAATGGGGCTTGAAGTATTAAGTCTCTAAACCTCCAGGCCAGGCTAGGGCTAGGGAGCTCTTCTTCATAGACACTTGCTCTTACTGCCTGGGGCAAGGTTCCCAACAGGAAGTGCAAGTGAGATGCCAAAGGTGGCCATTAGAAGAGAACATCCCAGGTTGGCTGCCTTGGCCTCCCCCTCTCACTACTGTGACTCTGTGCAGCCTGTCCTCCCTCACCCACAACACCGTCCATGACTACTCCTCCAGGCCATTCACAGCAGCATTAAGACTTGCCAATATTCCGACCATAATGAAAGACAAAGATGCCTGGCACGGGTGCAGCACACCTATAACCGgcaactgggaaggctgaggcaggaggatcacaagttccaggtcagtcTGGAACAAAAAGGgttaggttgtggctcagtggtggagcgtttgcctagcaggtgtgaggcaatGGATTGCGTTTGCCTAGCAGTGTGAGGcaatggattcaatcctcagcaccacatataaataaataaacagggctaaggatgtagctcagtggtagagagccctgggttcaatcccccagtgctacaaaaacaaataaattagaaaacaaaagaaagagacagaggccCCAGCACAGAAGGCAGCAGCAGTACTCTAGAATCAGAACTACCTGTAGGTGGCGACAGCAACCTGGCCTAGGGACTCAAACCTCCTCACCCCTTTTATTCTGAGAAAGCACAGGACTGGGGCCATTGTGGGTGGTCACTAGAGAATATCCAAACCACGGTCATCCTTGCATGCTTACAGCGGGACTGCAGGGCAAACACTACAGGCTTGTCATGATGACCCCCAGCTACCTCCACCCCTCAGACCCTGACCAGAGCTGAAAGCAGCCTTGCCCAGGTAACAGGGGTGAGCACCTTCACCCAGACACTGTGGGCTTCGTCCCTCACCCTCAGCTCCACCTCCTGCAAGCCTCTCCCATCTGCCACAGGCTGGGCCCCACCCcgtctccctctccctgcctgccAAACCAGACTCTTCTACACCTAGACCAGAATCTTGGTAAAATGCAATTCACCTCACATCACTCTCCAAAATTTCTGGGACAAAGGCCAAACTCATTCCTGACCCCCACATGACcagtccctccctgcctcccactcAATTTCTTTCAGTTCTGCAATGTGCTCTCCTCCGTTTCTCTGCCCCTTGTCTTCCACTCACCCTCAGTCACCCTCAGTCACCCAGCACTTCCTCTGGGCAGTCTTCACTGGTCCCCAGGCTGCAGAAGGAAGGGCTGCTTGAGTAATTCTCACCCACTCTGTTTCCTGGCAACCTCATGCAGACCCTAAATAGATGGGCCAGAAATAGGGGCATGCCTGAGAGGagacctctccttcctccccggCAGATCCCTGGATCCCTCCCCACCAGTGGGCAGCTAACACCACCCTCCCTCCCAGCTAGAAAGAACAGCTTAAGTTCAGAGCTGTGGCCCTTCATCTGTGCCATCCATGGGGTCTCAGCCCTGTACCCAGGGACTCAGGAGTGCTGGAGGAGATAGTGCCACACTAAGTTTCAAGGAAAGTCAGAAACCCCTAGGGGAAGTAGAAGCCCCGAGGAGACAGAGTGAGGAGTTTCTGTGGAGCTCAGAGGTCTGAGAAAGGGAACTTGCCCACAGCATCTTTCTGCACTGAGCttcggggcggggtggggggtgggggagggggttcTCACTGGTTCTCATTCTTTTCCTGGCGGAGAGTTTCAGGCACACATCTTCCTCTCCAGGTGGCAGCtttcctgtctgtaaaatggaaaggagaaaacTTGCATCTCACGGTGTTACAAGCTTAGAGCCAGCCAGGtttccctccccactccccagggTCCCAGGCCTTCTCACCAGCCCCAGATACAGGAAGACTCAAGTTTGTGTCCTGTCCAGGCTAGGGATGGTGAGGACAGATGACATCAGAGCAGGCATGCTGCTATGGGCCTTGAGATAGGGACCAGGAAATCCTAAGAAACAGAGGAAGAGGACTTCTGACCTTCAActtcaatctcttttctttgCAGCTAGGAAAACTGAAGCTTAAGAGAGAGTCACAGCTATTGTCTGAGTGTTATTTGGACACTAGTTTGTCCTGCAGCCTGGGAAGGGACTGTGACAGAGACCAGCCAGGTACTCAGGCTCTGAACTTCCCAGAGAATGTCTCTCTACCTGAGAGGAAGGGGTCATGCTCATGGACCTGGAGGAAAGTGTGGCTACAGAAGCAAGGTGAGACCCCACATTCCAGAATCTCCCAGTTAACTACTCAACAAATGCCAGGCTCTGTAGAGACAAATGAAAAAGAGACATGCCTGGCCTTCATGGGACTTAGGCTGACTGGGGAAGAGATATTA
This region of Ictidomys tridecemlineatus isolate mIctTri1 chromosome 11, mIctTri1.hap1, whole genome shotgun sequence genomic DNA includes:
- the Ppp1r8 gene encoding nuclear inhibitor of protein phosphatase 1 isoform X5, producing MMRSSTQSTNPTLPSSLFAEDVDPSVGRFRNMVQTAVVPVKKKRVEGPGSLGLEESGSRRMQNFAFSGGLYGGLPPTHSEAGSQPHGIHGTALIGGLPMPYPNLAPDVDLTPVVPSAVNMNPTPNPAVYNPEAVNEPKKKKYAKEAWPGKKPTPSLLI
- the Ppp1r8 gene encoding nuclear inhibitor of protein phosphatase 1 isoform X4, with translation MSGEDDELKGLLGLPEEETELDNLTEFNTAHNKRISTLTIEEGNLDIQRPKRKRKNSRVTFSEDDEIINPEDVDPSVGRFRNMVQTAVVPVKKKRVEGPGSLGLEESGSRRMQNFAFSGGLYGGLPPTHSEAGSQPHGIHGTALIGGLPMPYPNLAPDVDLTPVVPSAVNMNPTPNPAVYNPEAVNEPKKKKYAKEAWPGKKPTPSLLI